The Chryseobacterium indicum genome includes a window with the following:
- a CDS encoding NAD(P)-dependent alcohol dehydrogenase encodes MSTFTVKAYGAESKTADLQELHITRREVTAKDVEIEILYCGVCHSDLHTARNDWGGSMYPVVPGHEIVGRVTNVGSEVSKFKVGDLAAVGCMVDSCGDCESCKHDLEQYCQNGFTGTYNGADKHLGGHTFGGYSQKVVVDEHFVLSVPENLDLAAVAPLLCAGITTWSPLRHWNVGPDSKVAVVGLGGLGHMAIKLAKGLGAEVTLFSRTPGKTEDAKNLGADHVVISTEQDQMDAVKGKFDVIIDTVPYEHDINPYMQTVALNGTLVMVGFVGEFENEAPSTRPLIFQRRSVAGSLIGGIAETQELLDFCGKHNIVSDIELIKMQDINEAYDRMLKSDVKYRFVIDMQSL; translated from the coding sequence ATGAGTACATTCACAGTAAAAGCTTACGGGGCAGAATCCAAAACTGCCGATTTACAGGAATTACATATCACCAGAAGAGAAGTAACCGCAAAAGATGTAGAAATTGAAATTCTATACTGCGGTGTTTGCCACTCCGATCTTCACACCGCAAGAAACGACTGGGGCGGATCGATGTATCCTGTAGTTCCGGGACACGAAATTGTGGGAAGGGTGACTAATGTAGGAAGTGAGGTTTCAAAATTTAAGGTTGGCGATCTGGCTGCAGTTGGCTGTATGGTAGATTCATGCGGCGATTGCGAAAGCTGCAAACATGATCTTGAACAATATTGCCAGAATGGTTTCACAGGAACTTATAATGGAGCTGATAAACATTTGGGAGGACATACTTTCGGAGGATATTCTCAAAAAGTAGTTGTAGATGAGCATTTCGTATTAAGTGTTCCTGAAAACTTAGATTTAGCGGCTGTTGCTCCTCTTCTTTGTGCAGGAATTACAACATGGTCTCCGCTAAGACACTGGAATGTAGGTCCTGATTCTAAAGTTGCTGTTGTTGGTTTGGGAGGTTTGGGACACATGGCGATTAAACTGGCAAAAGGTTTAGGTGCTGAAGTAACATTATTCTCCAGAACTCCGGGAAAAACGGAAGATGCTAAAAATCTGGGAGCAGATCATGTGGTGATTTCCACAGAACAGGATCAGATGGATGCTGTAAAAGGGAAATTTGATGTGATTATTGATACCGTTCCTTATGAACACGACATTAATCCTTACATGCAAACCGTTGCTTTAAACGGAACTCTGGTTATGGTAGGATTTGTAGGTGAATTTGAAAATGAAGCTCCAAGTACAAGACCGCTTATTTTCCAGCGCCGTTCGGTTGCAGGATCTTTAATTGGAGGAATTGCCGAAACTCAGGAACTTTTGGATTTCTGCGGAAAACATAATATTGTATCGGATATTGAATTAATCAAAATGCAGGACATTAATGAAGCGTATGACAGAATGCTGAAAAGCGATGTGAAATACCGTTTCGTGATTGATATGCAATCTTTGTAA
- a CDS encoding T9SS type A sorting domain-containing protein gives MKKILLIISMAIANLAWSQFTTSTVSLGSTGMTVKIDTDATTATITLTGSSTTWLAIGFGGTSMSAITDYFIWNSTTSRDYTGLSCQCQPTADASQSWTVTSDTTSGTVRTVVATRPLTSSGDYTFLNNTSSIPIIYAKGSSTTLSQHSSTNRGSTTLTRTALLGTNEAAAQSKKVVLYPNPAKETINFKNADKIKNIDVFESTGRKVKTIKADGKEVNISELKSGNYYLEITLKDGTTSFEKLIKE, from the coding sequence ATGAAAAAAATTCTACTTATTATTTCAATGGCCATTGCTAATCTGGCTTGGTCACAATTTACGACAAGTACAGTAAGTTTGGGATCTACAGGAATGACTGTGAAAATAGATACCGATGCTACAACAGCTACCATTACGTTAACAGGTTCCAGTACTACATGGTTAGCTATAGGTTTTGGAGGAACGTCTATGAGCGCGATTACAGATTATTTTATCTGGAATTCTACCACAAGCAGAGACTATACAGGTTTAAGCTGTCAGTGTCAGCCAACTGCTGACGCTTCTCAAAGCTGGACGGTAACATCCGATACTACTTCGGGAACTGTAAGAACTGTTGTTGCAACACGACCGTTAACATCATCAGGAGATTATACTTTTTTGAATAATACATCCTCAATTCCTATTATTTATGCCAAAGGTTCTTCAACAACTTTAAGCCAGCACTCATCTACCAACAGAGGTTCCACAACTCTAACGAGAACGGCTCTTCTGGGAACCAACGAAGCAGCGGCTCAAAGCAAAAAAGTAGTTCTTTACCCAAATCCTGCAAAAGAAACCATTAATTTCAAAAACGCAGATAAAATAAAAAATATTGATGTTTTTGAATCTACAGGAAGAAAGGTAAAAACAATAAAAGCAGATGGAAAAGAAGTCAATATTTCTGAATTGAAATCCGGAAATTATTATCTGGAAATTACTTTGAAAGATGGAACAACTTCTTTTGAAAAGTTAATTAAAGAATAA
- a CDS encoding ankyrin repeat domain-containing protein has translation MRKLILLMGIFLSFTFVTAQDKTKSIFDLARSGTVAEVKDMMKQNPDIINQTNESSFSPLILACYRGNVEVAKFLIDNVKDVNYKSQEGTALSGLSVKYNKDLVTYLLNKKADPNIADATGSTPLFWAVKFGNKELIELLLRYKADKTLKDAQGMTPFEYALQTNNKEIINLLKN, from the coding sequence ATGAGAAAATTAATTTTATTGATGGGAATTTTCCTGAGCTTTACTTTTGTAACAGCTCAGGATAAGACTAAATCTATATTTGATCTTGCGAGAAGCGGTACAGTCGCTGAAGTTAAGGATATGATGAAGCAGAACCCTGATATTATTAATCAGACCAATGAAAGCAGTTTTTCTCCTTTAATTCTGGCTTGCTACAGAGGAAATGTTGAGGTTGCCAAATTTTTGATAGACAATGTGAAAGACGTGAACTATAAAAGTCAGGAAGGAACTGCATTATCAGGGCTTTCTGTGAAATATAACAAAGATCTCGTAACCTATCTCCTCAATAAGAAAGCAGATCCTAATATTGCAGATGCTACAGGATCTACCCCTTTATTTTGGGCGGTGAAATTTGGTAATAAAGAACTGATAGAATTATTACTCAGATATAAAGCAGATAAAACCTTAAAAGATGCACAGGGAATGACTCCTTTTGAGTATGCTTTACAGACAAACAATAAAGAAATAATCAACCTACTTAAAAATTAA
- a CDS encoding ectonucleotide pyrophosphatase/phosphodiesterase, which translates to MKKSLQFLLLIFSLTVFAQKDNVDTEEVVIADRYNTAEAQTKPYVIMISTDGFRYDYAKKYNAENLLKYSNEGVQAKAMIPSYPSITFPNHWTLITGLYPSHHGLIDNYFYDYQKKESYAMSDKKNAEDGNWYGGTPLWGLAEKQGMLSASLMWVGSASNAGGNRPTYYYHYNEKFSPLEKVDKVIEWLKLPMEKRPHFISLYFPEVDASGHHFGPDSRETEDAVHLVDGAIGELVQKVHDLGLKNVNFVFVSDHGMIKVDGGSPLEIPAMLFNKERFDFYNSQTLLRVYVKNPDEVKKVYKELKANKTEDYEVYLDKKLPKYLHFSTKDDRYKRIGQILLIPNAPKIFLEKGKKSSVGKHGYNPQMVPEMKATFFAWGPEFKNNMVIDEFQNINVYPLVAEILGLKIDQPIDGKLKVLKGILKENE; encoded by the coding sequence ATGAAGAAAAGCCTTCAATTCTTACTGTTAATTTTTTCACTGACAGTTTTTGCTCAAAAAGATAATGTTGATACAGAAGAGGTTGTAATTGCTGATCGGTACAATACTGCTGAAGCCCAGACAAAACCTTATGTCATCATGATTTCTACCGATGGATTCCGGTATGATTATGCTAAAAAATACAATGCAGAAAATCTTTTAAAATATTCAAATGAAGGAGTTCAGGCAAAAGCCATGATTCCCAGTTATCCAAGTATTACTTTTCCCAATCACTGGACATTGATTACCGGATTGTATCCCTCTCATCACGGACTGATCGATAATTATTTCTACGATTATCAAAAGAAGGAAAGTTACGCCATGAGCGATAAAAAAAATGCTGAAGACGGAAACTGGTACGGTGGAACTCCGCTTTGGGGACTGGCCGAAAAACAGGGAATGCTTTCTGCTTCGTTAATGTGGGTGGGTTCTGCAAGTAATGCCGGAGGAAACAGACCAACCTATTATTATCATTATAACGAAAAATTCTCACCGCTGGAAAAAGTGGATAAAGTCATCGAATGGCTAAAATTGCCAATGGAAAAAAGACCGCATTTCATTTCATTGTATTTTCCTGAGGTTGATGCAAGCGGACATCATTTCGGTCCGGATTCAAGAGAAACGGAAGATGCAGTTCATCTTGTGGATGGAGCTATTGGTGAACTGGTTCAGAAAGTTCATGATTTAGGATTAAAAAATGTAAACTTTGTCTTTGTTTCGGATCACGGAATGATAAAAGTGGATGGAGGAAGCCCGTTAGAAATTCCCGCTATGCTTTTTAATAAGGAAAGATTTGATTTTTACAATTCACAGACTTTATTAAGAGTATACGTTAAAAATCCTGATGAGGTTAAAAAGGTTTATAAAGAATTAAAAGCCAATAAAACAGAAGATTATGAAGTCTATCTGGATAAAAAGCTTCCCAAATATCTTCATTTTTCAACAAAAGATGATCGGTACAAAAGAATCGGGCAGATCTTATTAATTCCGAATGCTCCTAAAATTTTTTTGGAAAAAGGTAAAAAATCATCAGTAGGAAAACACGGCTACAATCCGCAGATGGTTCCTGAAATGAAAGCCACGTTTTTTGCGTGGGGACCGGAATTCAAAAATAATATGGTAATCGATGAATTTCAGAACATCAACGTTTATCCTTTGGTTGCAGAAATTTTAGGCTTGAAAATCGATCAGCCGATTGATGGAAAACTGAAGGTTCTGAAGGGGATTTTAAAAGAAAATGAATAA
- a CDS encoding helix-turn-helix domain-containing protein gives MENRETEIYNTVSEYNKMLNHETLHPLVSVIDFSKSDPICQHVRQFGFYTVFLKDVMCGDMQYGKHSYDYQEGTLVFIAPGQTYGIYNAGTYIQPAGFALVFHPDLLKGTNLGKNIKEYNFFSYEVHEALHLSEKEREIILECFKNIKHELEQPIDKHSKSLIVNNIELFLNYCMRFYDRQFITRDHINQGVIGKFETLLNDYLTSEKPKNIGFPMVNYFAEQLNLSANYFGDLIKKEMGVSAQEFIHNKLIDVAKDQIFDSAKSISEISYNLGFKYPQHFTRLFKSKVGVSPSEYKTLN, from the coding sequence ATGGAAAATCGGGAGACTGAAATCTACAATACAGTTTCAGAATACAATAAAATGCTGAATCACGAGACGTTACATCCTTTGGTAAGTGTAATCGATTTTTCCAAATCTGATCCTATTTGTCAGCATGTAAGACAGTTTGGTTTTTACACGGTCTTTTTAAAAGATGTCATGTGCGGCGATATGCAGTACGGAAAACACAGCTACGATTATCAGGAAGGAACACTGGTGTTTATTGCTCCGGGACAGACGTACGGAATTTATAATGCAGGTACCTACATTCAGCCAGCCGGTTTTGCTCTCGTTTTTCATCCTGATTTATTAAAAGGAACTAATCTCGGAAAAAATATCAAAGAGTATAATTTTTTCTCTTATGAAGTGCATGAAGCACTCCATCTTTCAGAAAAAGAAAGAGAAATTATTCTCGAATGTTTTAAAAATATAAAGCATGAACTGGAACAACCGATTGATAAACACAGTAAATCTTTAATTGTTAACAATATCGAACTGTTCCTGAATTACTGTATGCGGTTTTACGACCGTCAGTTTATCACCAGAGATCACATCAATCAGGGAGTCATCGGAAAATTTGAAACTCTTCTGAATGATTATCTCACCTCCGAAAAACCTAAAAATATAGGCTTTCCAATGGTAAATTATTTTGCGGAACAACTTAATCTTTCCGCGAATTATTTTGGTGATCTCATTAAAAAAGAAATGGGAGTTTCCGCTCAGGAATTCATCCACAATAAACTGATTGATGTGGCAAAAGACCAGATTTTCGATTCTGCAAAGTCCATCAGTGAAATTTCTTATAATTTAGGCTTTAAATATCCTCAGCATTTTACCAGACTTTTTAAAAGTAAAGTAGGCGTTTCTCCAAGTGAATACAAAACGCTGAATTAG
- a CDS encoding carboxylesterase family protein, which translates to MTAKQNTGIHTFHTSIGKISAIKTNGVIKAKSIRYARSERYKKPVPVEDIQTHEILDKTPVCPQHISPLLERLIQKTTIDHFEPDESPQFLTVTRPEHTVENEKLPVVVWIHGGSYEIGCGDLPTSDPSVWVKEQHIIVVSVSYRLGLFGFLGGNEERPANLGLFDIMESLKWIQKNIHSFGGNPENVTLFGQSSGGDAIAHLMISEGIDGLFKRAIIHSAPLGFRMKRGKMSLEFFRKTDFLKHEKDPLKMVDEYVKFLPSFRKYGLKTSMPFCTQYGFAPLCKEEESLPKWKANAKKYDVLIGSNHDETAFYVKTAQEGLYTYLHEKILNKIVRKTTESIYEKPAKIFAENYASGGGNIYQFKINSVLKNNYIGASHCVDLPLIFENQEAWKSAELLKDVPWKHIQENGKKLRALWAEFARTGKISDHSERPEILELRKV; encoded by the coding sequence ATGACGGCAAAACAAAATACAGGAATTCATACTTTTCATACTTCTATCGGTAAAATATCTGCAATAAAAACAAACGGTGTGATCAAAGCGAAAAGCATCCGTTACGCGCGATCAGAAAGATATAAAAAGCCCGTTCCTGTAGAAGATATTCAGACTCACGAAATTTTGGATAAAACACCGGTTTGTCCTCAACACATCAGTCCGTTACTTGAAAGATTGATCCAGAAAACAACTATCGATCATTTTGAACCCGATGAATCTCCTCAGTTTTTAACAGTCACCCGTCCTGAACATACGGTGGAAAATGAAAAACTTCCTGTCGTGGTTTGGATTCACGGAGGTTCCTATGAAATCGGCTGCGGAGATCTGCCCACTTCCGATCCTTCGGTGTGGGTGAAAGAACAGCATATTATAGTTGTTTCTGTAAGTTATCGTCTCGGGCTTTTCGGGTTTTTGGGTGGAAACGAAGAAAGACCTGCCAATTTAGGCTTGTTCGATATCATGGAATCCCTGAAATGGATTCAGAAAAATATTCACAGTTTTGGCGGAAATCCGGAAAATGTTACTCTTTTCGGACAGTCTTCGGGAGGGGATGCGATTGCACATCTGATGATTTCCGAAGGAATTGATGGTTTGTTTAAAAGAGCGATTATCCACAGCGCGCCGCTTGGTTTCAGGATGAAAAGAGGCAAAATGTCTTTAGAATTTTTCAGAAAAACCGATTTTCTGAAGCATGAAAAAGATCCCCTGAAAATGGTGGATGAATACGTTAAATTTTTACCTTCATTCAGAAAATACGGTTTAAAAACGTCCATGCCTTTCTGTACGCAATATGGTTTCGCCCCCTTATGCAAGGAAGAGGAAAGTCTACCAAAATGGAAAGCGAATGCGAAAAAATATGATGTATTGATCGGTTCCAATCATGACGAAACTGCTTTTTATGTAAAAACGGCTCAGGAAGGACTTTACACCTATCTTCACGAAAAGATTCTCAACAAAATCGTTCGTAAGACAACAGAATCCATTTACGAAAAACCGGCAAAGATTTTTGCTGAAAATTATGCTTCGGGTGGTGGAAATATTTATCAGTTTAAAATTAATTCTGTTCTGAAAAACAATTACATCGGAGCTTCCCACTGTGTAGATCTTCCGTTGATTTTCGAAAATCAGGAAGCGTGGAAATCGGCAGAACTTTTAAAAGATGTCCCGTGGAAACACATTCAGGAAAACGGAAAAAAACTTCGTGCGCTCTGGGCAGAATTTGCAAGAACAGGGAAAATTTCCGATCATTCAGAACGACCGGAAATTCTTGAACTCCGAAAAGTTTAG
- a CDS encoding winged helix-turn-helix transcriptional regulator produces MAAIKETSTIQQNKKYALDSCPVTYVMEKIGGFWKPIILYHLSNGDKRYSELKRAIPAVTEKMLIQHLKQLENDGLIIRTAKPVVPPHVTYELSEAGKGLIPVISSMAEWAFKHMEGKYDHLRNVTF; encoded by the coding sequence ATGGCAGCCATAAAAGAAACATCAACCATTCAGCAGAATAAAAAATACGCACTCGATTCCTGTCCTGTAACGTATGTCATGGAAAAGATCGGCGGATTCTGGAAGCCGATAATTTTATATCATCTTTCCAACGGAGATAAAAGATACAGCGAACTGAAACGCGCCATTCCTGCGGTAACCGAAAAGATGCTCATCCAGCATTTAAAGCAACTGGAAAATGACGGACTTATCATCAGAACCGCAAAACCTGTTGTTCCGCCACACGTAACCTACGAATTGAGTGAGGCAGGAAAAGGTTTAATTCCGGTTATCAGTTCCATGGCAGAATGGGCATTTAAACATATGGAAGGAAAATATGACCATTTAAGAAATGTAACATTCTAA
- a CDS encoding NAD(P)H-binding protein produces MKIIITGSLGNVAKPLAEQLIAEGHDITVISSSESKKSEIENLGAKAAIGSITDLNFLVETFRGNDAAFLMTPPNMGFENLVENTKNAGKNYAEAIQQTGVKRIVMLSSIGADSPVENGPIKGLHSIEKFYNELENTSVTFLRAGYFYINFFNDIPLIKNAGILGANYPDHTEVPLVHPKDIAKAAAEELVKNSEGKNIRYIVSDVRKAQDFANIFGNTIGKPELPWIEFKDEDSLHGMLQAGVPQEMAELYTEMGRGIRTGIVQKDFIEHGSIVDGEIKLEEFAKEFAEKFNA; encoded by the coding sequence ATGAAAATCATCATCACCGGTTCATTGGGAAATGTAGCAAAACCTCTTGCAGAACAATTAATTGCAGAAGGACATGATATTACTGTAATCAGCAGCAGCGAATCTAAAAAAAGTGAAATTGAAAATCTGGGAGCTAAAGCCGCTATCGGTTCTATTACAGACCTCAACTTTTTAGTTGAAACTTTTAGAGGAAATGATGCCGCGTTTCTGATGACTCCACCCAATATGGGATTTGAAAATCTTGTTGAAAACACAAAAAATGCAGGAAAGAATTATGCTGAAGCCATTCAACAAACCGGAGTTAAAAGAATCGTGATGCTGAGCAGCATCGGAGCAGATTCTCCTGTGGAAAACGGACCGATAAAAGGTCTTCATTCCATTGAGAAATTCTACAATGAGCTGGAAAATACATCCGTCACTTTTTTAAGAGCAGGATATTTCTACATCAATTTCTTTAATGATATTCCGCTGATTAAAAACGCAGGAATTCTTGGAGCGAATTATCCGGATCACACGGAAGTTCCATTAGTTCATCCAAAAGATATTGCAAAAGCTGCTGCTGAAGAACTGGTAAAAAATTCTGAAGGTAAAAATATAAGATATATTGTGAGCGACGTTCGTAAAGCGCAGGATTTTGCAAATATTTTCGGAAATACCATCGGAAAACCGGAACTTCCTTGGATAGAATTTAAGGATGAAGATTCTTTACACGGAATGCTTCAGGCAGGAGTTCCGCAGGAAATGGCAGAATTGTATACGGAAATGGGAAGAGGAATCAGAACAGGCATTGTTCAAAAGGATTTTATTGAACATGGTTCTATTGTTGATGGCGAAATTAAACTGGAGGAGTTTGCGAAAGAGTTTGCGGAAAAATTTAATGCTTAA